In Dyadobacter sp. NIV53, a single window of DNA contains:
- a CDS encoding NfeD family protein, producing MDLSLPQIWLIVGMIMLLAELISVMLVFVFFAIGALFTALLAGLGILSSPENQLIAFSVISLLSMLFLRKHAKQLLEKRGKQHEYNEFVGETALVIRDIPVNGEGRIYYRGAEWKAVSFSNIFIAAGSKVVIMRTNGIVLVVEES from the coding sequence ATGGATTTATCGCTTCCCCAAATATGGCTTATTGTTGGAATGATCATGCTCCTGGCAGAGCTCATAAGTGTGATGCTGGTATTCGTATTCTTTGCCATCGGGGCCTTATTTACGGCATTATTAGCAGGTCTTGGTATTCTGTCGAGCCCAGAAAACCAGTTAATTGCATTTTCCGTTATTTCTCTTTTATCAATGCTCTTCTTGAGAAAGCATGCAAAACAATTATTGGAAAAACGGGGCAAACAGCATGAATACAATGAGTTCGTAGGTGAAACAGCATTGGTAATCAGAGATATACCGGTAAATGGTGAAGGCAGGATATATTATCGCGGAGCAGAATGGAAAGCGGTTTCGTTTAGTAATATTTTCATTGCAGCGGGAAGTAAAGTGGTTATCATGAGAACCAACGGAATTGTTTTGGTAGTTGAGGAATCCTGA
- the pafA gene encoding alkaline phosphatase PafA, which translates to MILFVLSIFIICSANAQSPKKATLRPASLARPKLVVGIVVDQMRYDYLYRYYDQYAEGGFKRMMNEGFNCRNNHYSYALTVTAAGHASVYTGSVPAINGIVGNEWFDNIAKQSVYCVEDSTVATVGSNNTSVGKMSPRNLLTSTVTDQLRIATNFRSKTIAVAIKDRGSVLPGGHTSNGSFWFDSKTGNWVTSTYYMNDLPQWAKDYNAKKMPSEYLKKGWQLLLPANQYTQSSPDDVAWEGKLPGAAKPVFPYELAGLAGDAFGIIANTPWGNTITKEIAIEAVKGENLGKGKETDFLAISFSSPDYIGHRAGPNSMEQQDDYLRLDREFADLFGFLDGWVGKGEYTVFLTADHGVVDVPGFAAEHKLPSGLVDRKVVNATVKDVLFEEFGKGLFVLSGENNQLYLNHSLLKEKKITVEDVTKVLRGELIKIPGVADILNLTDMGKAPFNTYQLELYKNNVNPKRSGDIQIITQPGWFYGTSTGTSHGTPYNYDTQVPFVLFGWGINKGETLKRTSVSDIAPTIAALLHILPGSGNIGNAVEDALKK; encoded by the coding sequence ATAATTCTTTTTGTATTGAGCATTTTTATAATCTGCTCAGCGAATGCCCAGTCCCCCAAAAAAGCTACTTTAAGACCCGCATCATTAGCACGTCCAAAACTTGTGGTCGGCATTGTGGTGGATCAAATGCGTTATGATTATTTGTACCGGTATTACGATCAGTATGCAGAGGGCGGTTTTAAACGTATGATGAACGAAGGATTTAATTGCCGCAATAATCATTACAGTTATGCCCTCACAGTAACAGCAGCAGGACATGCATCCGTTTACACGGGTTCAGTTCCGGCAATTAATGGAATTGTAGGAAATGAATGGTTTGATAATATTGCCAAACAAAGTGTTTATTGCGTTGAAGACAGCACGGTTGCAACAGTGGGAAGTAATAACACAAGTGTTGGAAAAATGTCACCCCGGAATTTGCTCACCAGCACAGTAACAGACCAACTACGTATTGCAACCAATTTCCGATCTAAAACAATTGCTGTTGCCATAAAAGACAGAGGTTCAGTTTTACCTGGTGGTCACACATCCAACGGTTCATTTTGGTTTGACTCTAAAACAGGAAACTGGGTAACAAGTACATATTACATGAACGACCTGCCGCAATGGGCAAAAGATTATAATGCCAAAAAAATGCCTTCGGAGTATCTGAAAAAAGGATGGCAATTGCTGTTACCTGCCAATCAGTATACGCAAAGTTCGCCAGACGATGTAGCTTGGGAAGGAAAGTTACCGGGTGCAGCCAAACCTGTATTTCCTTATGAGCTGGCAGGATTGGCTGGGGACGCATTTGGAATAATTGCTAATACGCCCTGGGGTAATACAATTACAAAGGAAATAGCGATCGAAGCTGTAAAAGGAGAAAATTTGGGTAAAGGGAAGGAAACGGATTTTTTAGCAATCAGTTTTTCCTCACCGGATTATATAGGACACAGGGCAGGGCCTAATTCAATGGAACAGCAGGATGATTATTTACGTCTTGACCGTGAGTTTGCAGATTTATTTGGTTTCCTGGATGGTTGGGTTGGTAAAGGAGAATACACCGTTTTTCTGACTGCCGATCATGGGGTGGTAGACGTGCCGGGATTTGCTGCAGAGCATAAACTTCCATCTGGTTTGGTAGATAGAAAAGTCGTTAATGCTACCGTAAAAGATGTTCTTTTCGAAGAATTTGGAAAAGGTTTATTTGTGCTTAGCGGAGAGAATAATCAGCTGTATTTAAATCATTCTTTGTTAAAAGAGAAAAAAATAACCGTTGAAGATGTAACAAAAGTACTTCGTGGAGAATTAATAAAAATTCCCGGAGTAGCTGATATTCTGAATCTTACGGATATGGGTAAGGCGCCCTTTAATACCTACCAGCTTGAACTTTATAAAAACAATGTGAACCCAAAACGTAGCGGGGATATTCAGATTATTACCCAGCCAGGATGGTTTTATGGTACTTCTACCGGAACTTCGCATGGTACGCCATACAACTATGATACCCAGGTTCCGTTTGTTTTGTTTGGATGGGGAATTAATAAAGGAGAAACTTTAAAAAGAACGTCTGTTTCTGATATAGCGCCAACTATTGCTGCATTACTTCATATTTTGCCGGGAAGCGGTAATATTGGGAATGCGGTTGAAGATGCATTGAAGAAGTAA
- the pafA gene encoding alkaline phosphatase PafA, with protein MKLIPRFMLHLVAAGLLFSSLAWSQNANKTQTGTAKLARPKLVVGIVVDQMRYDYLYRYYDKYKEGGLKRLMNEGFNCRNNHYHYALTVTAAGHSAVYTGALPAINGIVGNDWFDKITNANVYCTDDKSVATVGSSNVTVGKMSPKNLLTTTVTDQLQIATNFRSKTIGVAIKDRASILPAGHAANGAYWFDSKTGNFVTSTYYRNDLPTWVQDYNNKKMPAEYLRKGWNTLLPIDQYTQSTPDDEPWEGTLSGAKKPVFPHELIGTAGDAYGVITTSPWGNTMTKEMAIAAIKGENMGKGTDTDFLAVSFSTPDRIGHAFGPNSVEQEDNYLNLDREFAELFTFLDSWTGKGNYTVFLTADHGAMDVPAFWQEHKLPAGLMSSTDLTRKVVKSFNDAFGEGEYVKAFENYQVYLNDSLLKEKKITVANACQVLRDALLSTDGVADVLNLKDIGRAPLNTYQLELYKNNINAKRSGDLQIIVQPGWFAASYGTGTDHGTPYNYDTHVPFLLYGWGVNKGETLRRTSIADIAPTISALLHILPPSGNVGNPVEEALKK; from the coding sequence ATGAAATTAATACCACGGTTTATGCTGCATCTCGTTGCGGCAGGCTTACTGTTCAGTTCACTGGCTTGGAGCCAAAACGCTAATAAAACACAAACCGGTACTGCAAAACTTGCACGTCCCAAACTGGTTGTAGGCATTGTGGTGGATCAGATGCGGTATGATTACTTGTACCGCTATTATGACAAATACAAGGAAGGTGGTTTAAAAAGACTTATGAATGAAGGTTTTAACTGTCGTAACAATCATTATCATTATGCATTAACTGTAACTGCTGCCGGCCATTCGGCAGTGTATACCGGTGCGTTACCTGCCATAAATGGTATTGTTGGGAATGACTGGTTTGATAAAATAACTAATGCCAATGTTTACTGTACCGATGACAAGTCTGTTGCTACTGTCGGTAGCTCCAATGTTACGGTTGGGAAAATGTCACCTAAAAACTTACTGACCACTACGGTTACAGATCAGTTGCAAATTGCAACCAATTTCAGGTCAAAGACAATTGGTGTTGCAATTAAAGACCGGGCGTCTATTCTGCCAGCCGGACATGCTGCAAACGGCGCGTACTGGTTCGATTCCAAAACCGGAAATTTTGTGACCAGTACGTATTACAGAAACGACTTGCCAACCTGGGTGCAGGATTACAACAATAAAAAAATGCCAGCAGAATATTTGAGAAAAGGCTGGAATACATTGCTGCCTATTGACCAGTATACACAAAGCACGCCCGATGACGAACCGTGGGAAGGAACGCTTTCCGGAGCTAAAAAACCTGTTTTTCCACACGAACTGATTGGTACTGCCGGTGATGCTTATGGTGTAATCACCACTTCTCCGTGGGGAAATACCATGACGAAAGAAATGGCAATTGCAGCGATTAAAGGAGAGAATATGGGAAAAGGAACTGATACTGATTTTCTTGCGGTAAGTTTTTCCACTCCGGATCGTATCGGACATGCATTCGGGCCTAATTCGGTTGAACAGGAAGATAATTACCTGAATCTGGACAGGGAATTCGCTGAACTGTTTACTTTCCTGGATAGCTGGACGGGAAAAGGTAATTATACCGTTTTTCTCACTGCGGACCATGGTGCAATGGACGTACCTGCTTTCTGGCAGGAACACAAGCTGCCTGCCGGATTGATGAGCTCAACGGATTTGACCAGAAAAGTTGTAAAATCTTTTAATGATGCTTTTGGAGAAGGGGAATATGTGAAGGCATTTGAAAATTATCAGGTTTACCTGAACGACTCTCTTTTGAAAGAAAAGAAAATTACTGTGGCAAATGCCTGCCAGGTACTTCGTGATGCTTTACTTTCTACGGATGGAGTGGCAGATGTACTTAACCTGAAAGATATTGGCCGTGCACCGCTGAATACTTATCAGCTGGAATTATATAAAAACAATATTAATGCCAAACGCAGCGGTGACCTTCAGATCATTGTTCAGCCAGGTTGGTTTGCAGCATCTTACGGAACAGGAACAGATCATGGGACTCCTTATAATTATGATACACATGTGCCGTTCTTACTATATGGCTGGGGCGTTAATAAAGGCGAAACTTTACGCCGTACTTCCATTGCAGATATAGCTCCAACGATTTCCGCACTACTTCACATTTTACCTCCGAGCGGTAATGTTGGAAATCCGGTTGAAGAAGCTTTGAAGAAATAG
- a CDS encoding pitrilysin family protein, with the protein MIIKSKKTKGTRSTTVLSLILSAVIAGPAMSQDLPKGIKKATSVEGITEYNLENGLKVLMFPDPSKATVTVNMTYLVGSRHEGYGETGMAHLLEHMVFKGTPGHPNIPAELTSHGARPNGTTSDDRTNYFETFSATEDNLKWALDLEADRMVNSYIAKKDLESEFSVVRNEFERGENNPFRILMERVVSGAYLWHNYGKSTIGNRSDIENVPIENLQAFYKKFYQPDNAVLTVSGKIDEPKVIALINEYFSKIPKPTRVLPKSYTVEPTQDGERFVELKRTGDVQMLMAAYHIMPGSHADYPAMEVLTELLSTEPNGKLYRNLVNTKKASSVFGFSIQAHDPGLVLFGAEVLKEKSLDEARKALIATLDSAALSKPLAEDVERAKTTILKNWDLEFLNAERVGLSMSEAIATGDWRLAFLFRDNVRKVTAEDVFRVAQYYFKPSNRTLGTFVPEASPVRAEIPVAPNVEELVKGYKGQALVAEGEAFDASPANIDTRTVRVEKPNVIETALLTKKTRGNVVSAKITLRYGDEKSLMNKATISDLTGSMLDKGTKTKTRQQLKDEFDKLKARVSFFGASNTAGANIETTKENLPAVLKLVAEVLKTPAFDESEFEKLKQEELAGIESQRSEPQAIAVNQYRRIVTPYPKSDIRYVGTFDEDVASVKAATIEEIKQFHKDFYGANNASATVVGDFDQAQIQKILNEEFGSWKSSKPFTRVASPYVAIKPENKALETPDKANAMFVAGMNMPLQDTDPDYPSLVLANYMLGGGFLNSRLATRIRQKEGLSYGVGSQFSASSLDKNGSFMSYAIYAPQNAEKLEAAFKEEIDKALKEGFTADEIKAAKSGYLQSRQVGRAQDASLTNTLTNNLYLNRTMQWDADFEKNIDALTPEKVKAAMQKHIDYSKLSIIKAGDFSKVKAGAPASTAPGSLGGSEKK; encoded by the coding sequence ATGATCATCAAGTCTAAAAAAACAAAAGGGACTCGCAGTACAACCGTACTCAGCCTGATATTATCAGCAGTCATTGCAGGGCCGGCTATGTCGCAGGACTTGCCGAAGGGTATTAAAAAAGCTACTTCCGTAGAAGGTATAACAGAATACAATCTGGAAAACGGCCTGAAAGTGCTTATGTTTCCTGACCCTTCAAAGGCTACTGTAACGGTGAATATGACCTATCTGGTTGGCTCGCGGCATGAAGGTTACGGAGAAACGGGTATGGCGCATTTGCTGGAACACATGGTCTTTAAGGGAACTCCCGGCCATCCGAATATTCCGGCAGAACTTACCTCGCACGGTGCGCGTCCAAACGGAACTACAAGCGATGACCGTACCAATTATTTTGAAACTTTTTCGGCAACGGAAGATAATTTGAAATGGGCACTCGACCTGGAGGCAGACCGTATGGTTAACTCTTACATAGCCAAGAAAGATTTGGAAAGTGAGTTCAGCGTAGTGAGAAATGAGTTTGAAAGAGGAGAAAACAACCCATTCCGAATATTAATGGAGCGTGTTGTGTCAGGAGCATATCTATGGCATAATTATGGGAAATCGACTATTGGGAACCGTTCCGATATAGAGAATGTGCCTATTGAAAATTTACAGGCTTTCTATAAAAAGTTTTATCAGCCCGATAACGCAGTACTAACCGTTTCCGGTAAAATTGATGAGCCAAAAGTAATTGCCCTGATCAATGAATACTTCAGCAAAATTCCTAAGCCAACCCGCGTTCTTCCCAAATCCTATACAGTAGAACCCACTCAGGATGGAGAGCGCTTTGTAGAATTGAAACGGACCGGCGATGTCCAGATGCTGATGGCGGCTTATCACATTATGCCAGGTTCACATGCCGATTATCCAGCCATGGAAGTTCTTACCGAATTATTGTCAACGGAACCTAATGGTAAGCTTTACAGAAATCTGGTCAATACCAAGAAAGCGTCTTCCGTATTTGGTTTTAGTATTCAGGCACATGATCCGGGACTGGTATTATTTGGTGCAGAGGTATTAAAAGAGAAATCATTGGATGAAGCCCGTAAAGCACTTATTGCAACACTGGATTCTGCCGCGCTTTCAAAGCCATTGGCAGAAGATGTAGAGCGTGCAAAAACAACCATTTTGAAAAACTGGGACCTGGAATTTCTGAATGCTGAAAGAGTCGGCTTAAGTATGAGTGAAGCCATTGCGACCGGAGACTGGCGGCTTGCATTTCTTTTCAGGGATAATGTCCGTAAGGTAACGGCTGAAGATGTTTTTCGTGTTGCACAGTATTATTTCAAACCCTCTAACCGTACACTCGGAACATTTGTACCCGAAGCAAGCCCTGTGCGAGCAGAAATTCCTGTAGCGCCGAATGTAGAGGAGCTGGTTAAAGGTTATAAGGGGCAAGCTTTGGTTGCAGAAGGCGAAGCTTTTGATGCGTCACCGGCAAATATTGATACAAGAACCGTGCGTGTTGAAAAACCAAACGTAATTGAAACAGCGCTTTTAACCAAAAAAACACGTGGTAATGTTGTTTCGGCTAAAATAACATTGCGTTATGGAGATGAAAAAAGTCTGATGAACAAGGCAACGATCTCTGATCTGACAGGTTCGATGCTGGATAAAGGAACAAAAACCAAAACGCGCCAGCAATTAAAAGACGAGTTTGATAAACTGAAAGCGAGAGTAAGTTTCTTTGGTGCGAGCAATACAGCAGGTGCAAATATTGAAACGACCAAGGAAAACCTTCCGGCCGTGCTGAAACTGGTTGCAGAAGTACTGAAAACCCCTGCATTTGACGAAAGTGAATTTGAAAAATTAAAACAGGAAGAACTGGCCGGGATAGAATCACAAAGGAGCGAACCGCAGGCCATTGCAGTCAATCAGTATCGCCGTATCGTAACACCTTATCCAAAAAGCGACATTCGTTATGTTGGCACTTTTGATGAAGACGTAGCCAGTGTAAAAGCAGCTACGATTGAAGAAATAAAGCAATTCCATAAAGATTTTTATGGTGCCAATAATGCATCTGCTACCGTTGTAGGAGATTTTGATCAGGCACAGATACAGAAAATCCTGAATGAAGAGTTTGGCAGCTGGAAAAGTTCAAAACCATTTACCCGTGTTGCATCACCATACGTGGCGATCAAACCTGAAAACAAAGCATTGGAAACGCCCGATAAAGCAAATGCCATGTTTGTAGCCGGAATGAACATGCCATTACAGGATACCGATCCGGATTATCCATCTTTGGTACTGGCTAATTATATGTTGGGAGGCGGTTTCCTCAATTCACGTCTCGCCACACGTATCCGTCAGAAAGAAGGATTGAGTTACGGTGTAGGTTCACAATTCTCTGCCAGTTCGTTGGATAAAAATGGTTCTTTTATGTCTTATGCAATTTATGCGCCTCAAAATGCAGAAAAACTGGAAGCAGCTTTTAAAGAGGAAATTGACAAAGCACTGAAAGAAGGTTTTACTGCTGATGAAATTAAGGCAGCCAAATCAGGTTATTTACAATCCCGGCAGGTTGGACGTGCACAGGATGCTTCTTTGACCAATACCTTAACCAATAATTTGTATCTCAACCGCACAATGCAATGGGATGCTGATTTTGAAAAAAATATAGATGCTTTAACGCCGGAAAAAGTAAAAGCGGCTATGCAGAAACATATTGATTACTCAAAATTGAGCATTATTAAAGCAGGGGATTTCTCAAAAGTAAAAGCAGGTGCACCTGCAAGCACGGCTCCCGGATCATTGGGAGGAAGCGAGAAAAAATAG
- a CDS encoding thioesterase family protein has protein sequence MLFTADLSNMPVEAESRVIVRFQDCDPLMHLNNSKYFEYFFNAREDQVSKLYGFSYEAMFRELRTSWVVYQHQIAYVRPALISEWVRITSRVIYYNEDTMVTEYFMTNDLHTELKTMLWSTSKHISITTGKRTPHPQEVMDYLKATCVPDLDFPNLQFNDRIHTIKHALNAKANA, from the coding sequence ATGCTATTTACAGCTGATTTGTCAAACATGCCTGTCGAGGCAGAATCAAGGGTTATTGTACGTTTTCAGGATTGTGATCCGCTAATGCATTTGAATAATTCAAAATATTTTGAATACTTTTTCAATGCGCGTGAAGACCAGGTTTCAAAGTTATACGGGTTCAGCTATGAGGCAATGTTCAGGGAACTGCGCACCAGCTGGGTGGTATATCAGCATCAGATCGCATACGTAAGGCCGGCTTTAATCAGTGAGTGGGTCAGGATAACTTCCAGGGTTATTTACTACAATGAAGATACAATGGTAACAGAATATTTCATGACCAATGATTTGCACACCGAACTGAAGACAATGCTATGGAGCACTTCAAAACACATTAGTATTACAACCGGGAAACGGACACCTCATCCCCAGGAAGTAATGGATTATTTAAAAGCAACCTGCGTACCTGATCTCGATTTCCCCAATCTTCAATTTAACGATCGGATCCATACGATCAAACATGCATTAAATGCAAAAGCTAACGCGTAG